One window from the genome of Bacteroidota bacterium encodes:
- a CDS encoding glycosyltransferase family 9 protein: MRKSFPGSLNLDNNNFLKSFTRFLVFILKLLSRMFSSSGKDILIISFNNIGDTILSLHALKRLSEEEVSVQITVLTYSKFSFLFNKELPGIKFVYVDSTEFLQGGKIPSMTVIKKARATKCGVVINFSENPQSVFTMLLSGGRRFHGISREAYSTAFDSFKSMRKEPHLIDIYFDAVDSYKIINRKPESWIFPLSTARGKEIILTPFAGWDEKMWGMKKMISLAVELSRSFEVNFVVEKGKLSEDIKSSLVDSSIKITELKSIDEYAPILKHAALLVANDTGPVHVAAWFGVPTVAIFGPTNPNFCKQPGDQHIAINRELNCSPVEFNYCEYGAGRTCPVRECLSRITVDEVKNVVISHYNKYS; this comes from the coding sequence ATGAGGAAATCGTTTCCAGGTTCCTTAAATCTCGATAACAATAATTTCCTGAAGTCTTTCACAAGATTTTTAGTCTTCATTCTGAAGTTGTTATCCCGCATGTTTTCATCTTCCGGAAAGGATATTCTCATAATTTCTTTTAATAACATAGGTGATACAATCCTTTCACTTCATGCCCTCAAAAGACTCTCAGAAGAGGAAGTGTCGGTTCAGATCACGGTTCTTACTTACAGTAAATTCAGTTTTTTGTTCAACAAGGAATTGCCGGGAATAAAATTTGTATATGTTGACAGCACAGAGTTTCTTCAAGGTGGTAAAATTCCATCAATGACTGTTATTAAAAAAGCCAGAGCAACCAAATGCGGAGTTGTAATTAATTTTTCAGAGAATCCACAGTCAGTATTTACAATGCTGCTTTCAGGTGGCAGGCGGTTCCACGGAATTTCCAGAGAGGCTTACAGCACCGCTTTCGACAGTTTTAAGTCCATGCGGAAAGAGCCCCATCTCATCGATATTTATTTTGATGCTGTTGACAGTTACAAAATAATTAATAGAAAACCCGAATCATGGATTTTTCCTTTGTCGACCGCAAGAGGAAAAGAAATAATCCTGACTCCATTTGCCGGCTGGGATGAAAAAATGTGGGGAATGAAGAAGATGATATCGCTCGCTGTGGAGTTGAGTAGATCGTTTGAGGTCAACTTTGTCGTGGAGAAAGGGAAACTAAGTGAAGATATTAAATCATCACTTGTAGACTCAAGCATAAAGATTACAGAATTGAAGTCAATAGATGAATATGCCCCGATCTTAAAACACGCCGCATTACTCGTTGCAAATGATACCGGTCCGGTTCATGTCGCAGCCTGGTTTGGTGTGCCTACCGTGGCAATTTTCGGACCGACAAATCCAAATTTTTGTAAACAGCCCGGAGATCAACACATCGCAATTAACAGAGAATTGAATTGTTCACCGGTTGAGTTTAATTATTGTGAATATGGAGCGGGAAGAACCTGTCCGGTAAGAGAATGCCTCTCAAGAATAACGGTTGACGAGGTAAAAAATGTTGTAATTTCACATTACAATAAATACTCATAG
- a CDS encoding polysaccharide biosynthesis C-terminal domain-containing protein, translating into MVKDRIKHIFQGVGGAALIVVVAQVLSKGTGFFREILFAGKFGVGKDFEYFLIAYTIPAMLNSILFYQAQNYFIPIYNDLKSKDPEEANSFFVSTMLLFTGLVTLVAAGLYFASDGVISLFLETSSGSDHTAINQLFEMALLTVPLNAIISILSAYLIAEFKFKVTYLSQVWTNLSIIFTVFFFSAWLGTMAIIAGYIMGSMIQVTHLLFGSKNMFRGKFKFSLAISKNVSWLIFLNTLFVEVVGQIFFFIDRLFYTNTEPGGIASLNYSYIIYMLPVTIFTTALGSALLPDFAANVAKGDLKEANAKFTKAIEVILLVFIPASIIFIFAGGEIIGLLYQRGKFTGDSTLLTEGTLVYYAISLPLYAIFAVGLKYAYSLKGSTALVLISLAGLILKYILSLVLSENMHQNGLALSTSITYIVQSVMCLAFIFKRSGFRLNPELVKNAFFFLLYSSMILLVCYLLVSQFNLTTLILPLCFILAYPLILHITRNSVYEEIVSRFLKSR; encoded by the coding sequence TTGGTAAAAGATAGAATAAAACACATATTTCAAGGAGTTGGCGGAGCTGCACTGATAGTGGTGGTTGCTCAGGTTCTTTCCAAAGGAACCGGTTTCTTCAGAGAAATTTTATTTGCCGGGAAATTCGGAGTCGGGAAGGATTTCGAATATTTCCTTATAGCATACACCATTCCTGCGATGCTGAACAGTATTCTGTTTTATCAGGCTCAAAACTACTTCATTCCCATCTACAATGATCTCAAATCGAAAGACCCCGAAGAAGCAAATTCCTTTTTTGTTTCGACGATGCTTCTTTTCACGGGACTAGTAACCCTGGTGGCAGCGGGTCTTTACTTTGCCTCTGACGGAGTAATATCTCTTTTTCTCGAGACCTCGAGCGGATCCGACCACACCGCAATAAATCAACTTTTTGAAATGGCACTTCTAACCGTGCCTTTGAATGCCATAATCAGTATCTTGTCTGCGTATTTGATAGCAGAGTTCAAATTTAAGGTTACCTATCTTTCTCAGGTGTGGACAAATCTTTCAATAATTTTCACAGTTTTCTTCTTCTCTGCCTGGCTGGGAACCATGGCGATAATAGCCGGTTACATCATGGGCAGCATGATCCAGGTTACACATCTACTTTTTGGCAGTAAGAATATGTTCAGGGGGAAATTCAAATTCTCTCTTGCGATCTCAAAAAATGTTTCCTGGCTTATCTTCCTTAATACACTCTTTGTGGAAGTGGTGGGACAGATTTTCTTTTTCATAGACAGACTGTTTTATACAAACACTGAACCCGGCGGTATTGCCTCACTTAACTACTCGTATATCATATACATGCTTCCCGTTACCATCTTTACAACAGCACTTGGAAGTGCATTGTTACCCGATTTTGCTGCAAATGTTGCTAAAGGTGACTTGAAAGAGGCAAACGCAAAATTTACGAAGGCGATAGAGGTTATTCTTCTTGTGTTTATCCCTGCCTCAATCATTTTTATTTTTGCAGGTGGGGAAATTATTGGGTTACTCTATCAGCGGGGTAAATTTACAGGCGATTCCACTCTCCTGACAGAAGGGACTCTGGTTTACTATGCAATTAGCCTCCCTCTGTACGCAATATTTGCAGTCGGATTGAAATATGCATACAGTCTGAAGGGGAGTACTGCTCTCGTTTTAATTTCGCTCGCGGGTTTAATTCTTAAATACATCCTTTCACTAGTTCTAAGTGAAAATATGCATCAGAACGGACTCGCACTTTCAACTTCGATTACCTATATAGTTCAATCTGTAATGTGTCTCGCCTTCATCTTTAAAAGATCGGGCTTCAGATTAAATCCTGAATTAGTGAAAAACGCATTTTTCTTCCTGCTTTATTCATCGATGATATTGTTAGTTTGCTATTTGCTGGTCAGTCAATTTAATTTGACCACTCTTATTCTTCCTTTATGTTTTATTTTAGCATATCCATTAATTTTACACATCACCCGAAACTCAGTTTATGAGGAAATCGTTTCCAGGTTCCTTAAATCTCGATAA
- a CDS encoding SLBB domain-containing protein: MNSIFSIIGKGTAVMLFLSLFSTVVRSQDMPSYADRAFIITDSSTQKSDDIAVVEGGVDENVYLVGPGDQFKISLDDIETLVFDAKINPDGLLLLPKIGMIKVSGLTLKDAKDRIKAEFARKYKSKNIFVTLSGIRRIKIAIYGEVLKKGSKVILANSRLNDILMDGGFTPVANIRNIKIISKDGGTKFIDLLSFIRLADRNQNPLLEEGDYIMVDKLDKTVSLSGMVKYPGVYEYKEGETYAELLKIAGGYLDAAFLDTIEVIRFADDNKTQNSIRESSGNLMSNGFKLQNKDRIVVRSKPLYLQENIVTIDGFVRYPGPYKITEGVTKLSQIIPEAGGFLEKASMKNSYIIRASGESSYDPEFERIKIIPRKDMTDDEYDYLKSKSRQRRGRIVIDFQKVFRDKTDDLILKKNDQIFVVEKKDYITIIGQAVFPGNLEFHPDFSVRDYINMAGGFAWRAEEGKVRIIKGRTGEWIEEDKVVKLEPGDTIWIPEQPQPPKFWDVFKDTLTILGQLATVIAATVAVIISTR; the protein is encoded by the coding sequence TTGAACAGTATATTCTCTATTATTGGAAAAGGAACGGCAGTAATGCTGTTCCTTTCTCTTTTTTCTACGGTGGTCCGTTCACAGGACATGCCTTCCTATGCCGACAGGGCATTTATCATAACCGATTCCTCAACGCAGAAAAGTGATGACATTGCGGTGGTTGAAGGTGGTGTCGATGAAAATGTCTATTTGGTTGGACCTGGAGATCAGTTCAAGATCAGTCTTGATGATATCGAAACCCTTGTGTTCGATGCTAAAATAAATCCGGACGGTCTTCTTCTGCTTCCTAAAATAGGGATGATTAAAGTGAGCGGATTGACTCTGAAAGATGCAAAAGATCGTATAAAAGCCGAATTTGCCAGAAAATACAAGAGTAAAAATATCTTCGTCACTCTATCAGGTATCAGAAGGATAAAAATTGCGATTTATGGCGAGGTTTTGAAGAAGGGGAGTAAAGTCATTCTCGCGAACTCACGTTTGAACGACATCCTTATGGACGGGGGTTTCACACCCGTTGCCAATATCAGAAATATAAAAATAATTTCAAAGGATGGTGGCACAAAGTTTATTGATCTTTTATCTTTCATCAGACTTGCCGACAGAAACCAGAATCCATTGCTTGAAGAAGGTGATTATATCATGGTTGACAAGCTTGACAAGACTGTCAGTCTCTCAGGTATGGTCAAATACCCCGGGGTTTACGAGTATAAAGAAGGGGAAACCTATGCCGAACTTCTTAAAATAGCAGGTGGCTATCTTGATGCTGCATTTCTTGACACAATAGAGGTGATCAGATTTGCAGATGATAATAAAACCCAGAACAGCATTCGAGAGAGTTCCGGAAACCTGATGTCTAACGGCTTCAAGTTACAAAACAAAGACAGAATAGTTGTTCGCTCCAAACCGCTTTATCTTCAGGAAAACATTGTGACTATCGATGGTTTTGTCAGATATCCGGGACCTTATAAGATTACTGAGGGGGTGACAAAACTCTCCCAGATTATTCCTGAAGCCGGCGGATTTCTTGAGAAGGCATCAATGAAAAACTCTTACATTATCCGGGCTTCCGGTGAATCGTCCTACGATCCAGAATTCGAGAGGATTAAAATAATTCCCCGTAAGGATATGACCGATGACGAGTATGATTATCTAAAATCAAAATCCCGGCAGCGTCGCGGCAGGATAGTAATTGACTTTCAGAAAGTTTTCCGTGATAAAACAGACGACTTGATTTTAAAGAAAAATGATCAGATTTTTGTGGTAGAGAAAAAAGACTATATCACGATAATTGGTCAGGCTGTATTTCCCGGGAATCTGGAATTTCATCCCGATTTTTCAGTCAGAGATTATATCAATATGGCAGGTGGTTTCGCATGGAGAGCTGAAGAAGGAAAAGTCAGGATAATAAAAGGGAGAACAGGTGAATGGATTGAAGAGGATAAGGTTGTTAAACTGGAACCGGGCGATACCATTTGGATTCCGGAACAGCCTCAACCGCCGAAATTCTGGGATGTATTCAAAGATACACTAACCATTCTTGGCCAGTTGGCGACCGTAATAGCCGCAACTGTGGCAGTAATAATCAGTACCAGATAA
- a CDS encoding polysaccharide biosynthesis tyrosine autokinase produces MDTEFNNSQFQETKSIVDYLQLIRGNLLPILIITAVSFIFALVYAINAVDIYNSTTLVKINKNSGNILESNPLLQPFGSEDRFISNEIEVIKSYTLRERVASALIDSFNNAQKKDTFSVLLTSDKLDQSKKKLMTKEQLAVTLSSLVTVEQKRGLDFVILSASSPSPYEAALIANTYSSEYRNLNLMFNRDQLVVIKNYLDQQRSEKLEALNQAEDMLKTFQESGGIIALDNQASNLISQISTLEASKGMYEIELKSTQNAIESYKAKLAKLDPDALDYLAQYEVKGYFDQLQTEIAKLEIQKLLVVGNDKDPKNAKALKEIDFKINLLKDKLNEKVETFQKSAVANTPEEYKTVALKLMELDIQEKGLNFSIAQVTSQLAQYEGKFGTLPRSAIELAKLTRTREGLEKLYTLIEQRFQEAVINEQSQPGNVVVIEVARVMTSPAKPNRTLIVIIGIVLGLVVSISYVFVRDYFDKTVKTPDQLTKLGFNVLSWIPRIEGIDATKGSSNEFIVFSKPDSIPAEAFRALRTRLQFTTPDAAKMKVILVTSSAPTEGKTIIATNLAGSFSQINKKVLLVDCDLRKPRVHNVFNMNRHPGLVDYLFSHNTLDEIIRTTDMPNLDFIPCGTIPPNPAELMESEAMLHFLNELKDRYDFIILDTPPVIAVTDSEILSRYVDGSILVVSADTTEMELLRRAGEIMRQGKHHFIGAVLNNFVYKSSYGSYYKYYYYYSRSTKTGENS; encoded by the coding sequence TTGGATACAGAATTCAACAATTCGCAATTCCAGGAAACGAAATCAATTGTAGATTATCTTCAACTGATAAGGGGAAACCTGCTCCCGATACTGATTATTACTGCCGTTTCCTTCATTTTTGCCCTCGTTTACGCTATAAATGCGGTTGATATCTACAATTCTACCACACTTGTAAAAATCAATAAAAACTCCGGTAATATTCTTGAATCGAATCCGCTCCTTCAACCTTTTGGTTCAGAAGACAGATTCATCTCAAATGAAATTGAGGTCATCAAAAGTTATACCTTAAGAGAAAGAGTTGCTTCTGCACTTATTGATTCATTCAACAATGCGCAGAAAAAAGACACTTTCTCGGTTCTTCTGACCAGTGACAAACTTGACCAGAGCAAGAAAAAGCTTATGACTAAGGAACAACTTGCTGTTACACTCTCAAGTCTCGTTACTGTTGAACAAAAGAGGGGCCTGGACTTTGTGATTCTTTCCGCAAGTTCACCTTCTCCATATGAAGCTGCTTTGATAGCCAATACATATTCGTCCGAGTACCGCAATCTAAACCTGATGTTCAACCGTGATCAGCTTGTTGTAATCAAAAATTATCTCGATCAACAGCGGTCTGAAAAGCTTGAGGCATTAAATCAGGCAGAAGATATGTTGAAGACTTTTCAGGAGAGCGGGGGAATTATAGCCCTCGACAATCAGGCTTCCAATCTGATTTCACAGATTTCCACACTCGAAGCTAGCAAAGGGATGTATGAAATTGAGTTGAAATCGACTCAAAATGCAATTGAATCATACAAAGCCAAGCTTGCAAAACTTGATCCTGATGCACTTGATTACCTCGCACAATATGAGGTAAAAGGTTATTTTGATCAGCTCCAAACAGAAATTGCCAAACTTGAGATTCAGAAATTACTCGTTGTCGGAAATGACAAAGACCCTAAAAATGCCAAAGCCTTAAAGGAGATAGATTTTAAAATAAATCTCCTCAAAGACAAATTAAATGAGAAGGTTGAGACTTTTCAGAAAAGTGCAGTTGCGAACACACCTGAAGAATACAAAACAGTCGCTTTAAAGCTGATGGAATTGGATATTCAGGAAAAAGGATTGAATTTTTCGATTGCTCAGGTCACAAGCCAGTTGGCACAGTATGAAGGAAAATTTGGGACTCTTCCAAGAAGTGCCATTGAACTCGCAAAGCTTACAAGAACCCGTGAGGGGCTTGAAAAACTTTATACGCTTATCGAACAGCGCTTCCAGGAAGCCGTAATTAATGAGCAGTCGCAACCCGGTAATGTGGTTGTTATTGAGGTCGCGAGGGTTATGACTTCCCCAGCCAAACCAAACCGTACTCTTATTGTAATTATCGGTATTGTGTTGGGTCTCGTTGTATCAATTTCATATGTATTTGTGAGAGATTACTTCGACAAGACCGTAAAAACTCCTGATCAACTCACTAAACTTGGATTCAATGTCCTTTCATGGATTCCGAGAATTGAGGGTATTGATGCAACGAAGGGAAGTTCGAACGAGTTTATAGTATTCTCAAAGCCTGACTCAATTCCTGCAGAGGCTTTCAGAGCACTCAGGACCCGATTGCAATTCACTACTCCCGATGCTGCCAAGATGAAAGTGATTCTTGTAACATCATCAGCTCCAACTGAAGGTAAAACCATCATTGCAACAAACCTTGCAGGAAGTTTTTCACAGATCAACAAAAAAGTTCTGCTGGTTGACTGCGATTTAAGAAAACCGAGAGTTCATAATGTATTTAATATGAACAGACATCCCGGTCTGGTGGATTACCTCTTCAGCCATAATACGCTGGATGAAATTATTCGTACAACTGATATGCCAAACCTGGACTTCATTCCCTGCGGTACCATTCCTCCAAATCCTGCAGAATTGATGGAATCTGAAGCGATGCTTCACTTCCTGAATGAGTTGAAAGACAGATACGATTTCATAATTCTCGATACACCGCCGGTAATTGCTGTTACTGACTCAGAGATTCTCTCGAGATATGTTGACGGGTCAATTCTGGTTGTTTCAGCGGATACTACCGAGATGGAACTCCTTAGAAGAGCCGGTGAAATTATGAGACAGGGAAAACACCACTTCATCGGAGCTGTACTCAATAATTTTGTCTATAAGAGCTCATATGGTTCATATTACAAATATTACTACTACTACTCACGCTCGACAAAAACCGGAGAAAATTCATAG
- a CDS encoding SLBB domain-containing protein, producing MRFTKLLFFLLVFSTTFIIKAQDVKVGRDATIRQTGGAFYDYSDPDRINITVSALGYVKFPGKYLVPEGTTVLDLLAFAGGPTTDALLEQIALFRFANSDTAAFPPPKNARDSSLISSTGNRVLELNYNSLLWEDQIRPVDTIPRLQPGDILLLKGEPRFFFRDYLSIALQVLSAAISLTILILNITRN from the coding sequence ATGAGGTTTACCAAATTACTGTTCTTTCTTCTGGTTTTTAGCACAACATTTATTATTAAAGCACAGGATGTGAAAGTTGGAAGGGATGCAACCATAAGGCAAACAGGTGGTGCGTTCTATGATTATTCAGATCCCGATAGAATAAATATTACAGTCTCTGCCCTCGGATATGTAAAGTTTCCGGGTAAATATCTTGTACCTGAAGGAACAACAGTGCTCGACCTGCTTGCATTTGCCGGTGGTCCAACCACAGATGCATTGCTCGAGCAGATTGCATTGTTCAGATTCGCAAACAGTGATACAGCCGCATTTCCCCCACCCAAAAATGCAAGAGACAGTTCGTTGATTTCCAGCACCGGTAACAGGGTTCTCGAACTGAATTACAATTCCCTCCTTTGGGAGGATCAGATTCGTCCCGTGGATACCATCCCGAGACTTCAACCGGGCGATATTCTTCTTTTGAAGGGCGAGCCAAGATTTTTCTTTAGAGATTATCTCTCGATAGCACTGCAGGTTCTGTCTGCTGCTATATCATTAACTATTTTAATCCTGAATATTACACGAAATTAG
- a CDS encoding permease-like cell division protein FtsX, whose product MTFYIKEAYRNLKYAGITSVITFISLLLASNFIVASYLFTNFSSALQENLKKNVTASFYLEDSLSESAINVLVAEIGKAPAVKKVEFLSKDEARKEFIRQTGEDFSKILSVNPLPASLIVAFDSQTNEISGLGKISETIAQKKGITGFEFRAGLLEEVMVFTKRIRLITVTVSAVFLFIALYLAYTSIRSAFAARSEDFNTMRLVGGSLMKIKLPAYISTFSLGIVCAFITYLFHEIVVNSGLEFLEINISNSTDTMGVLLSWVSAPLIAFLGTFLAAFSIKIELRN is encoded by the coding sequence ATGACATTTTACATTAAAGAAGCCTATCGAAACTTAAAATATGCCGGAATTACATCGGTAATTACATTTATTTCCCTGCTGCTGGCATCAAACTTTATTGTGGCATCATATCTGTTTACCAATTTTTCCTCGGCACTGCAGGAAAATCTGAAAAAGAATGTTACAGCTTCGTTTTATCTTGAAGATTCACTTTCAGAGTCTGCAATTAATGTCTTGGTTGCAGAAATTGGAAAAGCACCCGCGGTAAAAAAAGTAGAGTTTCTAAGCAAGGATGAAGCCCGTAAAGAGTTTATCAGACAGACGGGTGAGGATTTTAGTAAAATTCTGAGTGTCAATCCATTACCGGCATCACTGATTGTTGCTTTTGACTCCCAAACGAATGAGATTTCAGGGCTGGGCAAAATTTCTGAAACGATTGCACAAAAAAAGGGAATTACGGGATTTGAATTTCGTGCCGGGCTGCTCGAAGAAGTGATGGTTTTTACCAAAAGAATCAGATTGATAACTGTAACGGTTTCGGCTGTTTTCCTTTTTATTGCCCTTTATCTTGCCTATACTTCAATTCGCTCAGCGTTCGCAGCGAGAAGTGAGGATTTTAATACAATGAGACTGGTTGGAGGGAGTCTGATGAAAATAAAGCTTCCTGCCTACATTTCAACCTTCTCACTCGGGATAGTGTGTGCATTTATCACATATTTATTCCATGAAATTGTTGTAAATTCAGGTTTGGAATTTTTAGAAATAAACATTTCAAATTCGACCGATACCATGGGAGTGTTGCTCTCGTGGGTATCTGCACCTTTAATAGCCTTTTTAGGTACTTTTCTTGCCGCGTTTTCAATTAAAATTGAGTTAAGAAACTAA
- a CDS encoding class I SAM-dependent methyltransferase: protein MTIEKTVEPGKTWFKNWFESEHYLSLYRHRDRNDALKLIELVKHRIPGHCKGKVLDVGCGSGRHSIEFARRGYNVTGYDLSNRLLSVAQAEARGAGVDMNLVRGDIRSIPFKAEFDLVMNIFTSWGYFESDSENRLALKNAFLLKKKSGRFLFDFLNAQFLKDNLVPYSDSVIEGTRYMENRRIENNRVIKDIEIEEGENSYSFRESVRLFDAEEILSILDEFGAENLSLYGDYDGNSFNVKESPRFICIAS, encoded by the coding sequence TTGACTATTGAAAAGACAGTTGAGCCGGGTAAAACCTGGTTCAAAAACTGGTTTGAATCTGAACATTACCTTTCGCTCTACAGACACCGTGACAGGAATGATGCGTTAAAGTTGATTGAACTTGTAAAGCATCGGATACCCGGGCATTGCAAGGGAAAGGTTTTGGATGTAGGGTGTGGTTCTGGCAGGCATTCCATCGAATTTGCAAGGAGGGGATACAATGTCACCGGTTATGATTTAAGTAACAGGCTATTGAGTGTTGCTCAAGCTGAGGCTAGAGGAGCCGGGGTGGATATGAATTTGGTGAGGGGTGATATCAGATCGATCCCGTTTAAGGCTGAATTCGATCTTGTGATGAATATTTTTACAAGCTGGGGATATTTCGAATCTGATTCAGAAAACCGTCTCGCTCTGAAGAATGCATTTTTACTCAAAAAAAAGTCGGGTAGATTTTTATTCGATTTTCTGAATGCACAATTCCTGAAGGATAATCTCGTTCCGTATTCCGATTCAGTCATAGAAGGTACGCGGTACATGGAGAATCGGAGAATCGAGAACAACAGGGTTATCAAAGACATCGAAATTGAGGAAGGGGAGAACAGCTACAGTTTTCGGGAATCAGTAAGATTATTTGATGCAGAAGAAATTTTATCGATATTGGATGAATTTGGTGCAGAAAATCTGTCATTGTACGGTGATTATGATGGAAACAGTTTTAACGTAAAAGAATCGCCTAGATTTATATGCATCGCCTCTTAG
- the recR gene encoding recombination mediator RecR produces MNLAAPLQAVVEEFSKFPGVGAKSARRLALFLLRQQPEEIDKLIESLTGLKTKLKFCRICFNIGEEEVCDICSSEKRDKSIICVVEDINDVIAVERSHEFNGTYHVLGGVLSPLNGVGPENLKIKELLIRLDDGVKEVILALNPDTEGEATSLYLNRLISPFGVSVSRIARGVPIGGNIEFADDATIGRAVTGRSSF; encoded by the coding sequence ATGAATCTTGCTGCACCACTTCAAGCCGTGGTGGAAGAATTCTCAAAATTCCCGGGAGTTGGAGCCAAGAGTGCGAGGAGACTTGCTTTGTTCCTTCTGCGGCAACAACCGGAAGAGATAGATAAATTGATAGAATCACTAACCGGACTAAAGACAAAACTCAAATTTTGCAGGATTTGCTTCAACATTGGTGAAGAGGAAGTTTGTGATATTTGCAGTTCGGAGAAAAGGGATAAATCGATAATCTGTGTCGTCGAGGATATTAACGATGTTATTGCTGTCGAAAGGTCTCATGAGTTTAATGGTACTTATCATGTTCTGGGGGGAGTGCTTTCTCCCCTGAACGGTGTAGGTCCCGAGAATCTCAAGATAAAGGAACTTCTCATTCGACTTGATGATGGAGTAAAGGAAGTGATTCTCGCCCTTAATCCCGATACCGAAGGGGAGGCAACTTCATTATACCTTAACAGGCTGATTTCGCCTTTCGGGGTTTCAGTGAGCAGGATTGCCAGAGGGGTACCCATTGGCGGTAATATCGAATTTGCAGATGATGCCACTATCGGTCGGGCAGTTACCGGCAGGAGCAGCTTTTGA
- a CDS encoding YbaB/EbfC family nucleoid-associated protein, protein MFGGKPNMQQMMRQVQKLQEDMAKLQQELGAKTVTEEAGGGMIKATVNGNNELVSIVLDPAVIVPDDKEVLEDLIVAAVNKAIAASKKMHEEEMGKLTKGVIPPGMNIPGF, encoded by the coding sequence ATGTTCGGTGGTAAACCCAATATGCAACAGATGATGCGTCAGGTTCAAAAACTTCAGGAAGACATGGCTAAACTTCAGCAGGAGCTTGGTGCGAAAACTGTAACCGAGGAAGCCGGTGGTGGAATGATTAAAGCAACTGTGAACGGAAATAATGAACTGGTTTCGATCGTTCTCGATCCTGCAGTTATAGTGCCGGATGACAAGGAAGTGCTTGAAGATCTGATAGTGGCAGCAGTGAATAAAGCAATTGCGGCTTCGAAAAAGATGCATGAGGAAGAGATGGGCAAACTCACTAAAGGTGTGATTCCTCCCGGAATGAACATCCCGGGTTTCTAA
- a CDS encoding phosphatidylserine decarboxylase family protein yields the protein MFTKYGYFTIGIVLVLSFLLIAAGIWFIEKPLIKYILFIVAAFLTIFTLNFFRDPERTPPAGDDIIVSPADGKVLFIKEVYDEEYLKGKALQVSIFMSPLNVHVNRIPIDGKVEYLKYHEGKYLVAWDDKASSENERFLTGIDYGKGKLLFSQIAGYVARRIVNDLKTGESVKKGERFGMIKFGSRVDVLVPPGSVPQVKEGDMVTAGETILFKLQQDSKK from the coding sequence ATGTTTACTAAATACGGCTATTTTACCATTGGAATTGTTCTCGTTTTATCTTTTTTACTGATTGCCGCCGGCATCTGGTTTATTGAAAAACCGCTGATAAAATATATACTTTTCATCGTAGCTGCTTTCCTGACAATATTTACCCTGAATTTCTTCAGAGATCCCGAACGCACCCCGCCTGCAGGCGATGATATCATTGTCTCCCCTGCTGACGGCAAAGTGCTGTTTATAAAAGAAGTTTATGATGAGGAATACCTTAAGGGCAAAGCACTCCAGGTCTCAATTTTTATGTCCCCCCTCAATGTTCATGTAAACAGAATCCCGATTGATGGAAAAGTGGAGTATCTGAAGTATCATGAGGGGAAATATCTTGTTGCGTGGGATGACAAAGCCTCTTCTGAAAATGAAAGATTTCTTACCGGAATCGATTATGGAAAAGGGAAACTCCTCTTTTCGCAGATTGCAGGATATGTAGCCCGTCGAATCGTTAACGATCTGAAGACGGGTGAATCGGTGAAAAAAGGTGAAAGATTTGGAATGATAAAATTTGGCAGTCGTGTCGATGTTCTTGTCCCCCCCGGATCTGTTCCACAGGTGAAGGAAGGCGATATGGTTACTGCCGGAGAAACCATTTTATTCAAATTACAGCAGGATTCAAAAAAATGA